A stretch of the Aegilops tauschii subsp. strangulata cultivar AL8/78 chromosome 4, Aet v6.0, whole genome shotgun sequence genome encodes the following:
- the LOC109749096 gene encoding uncharacterized protein, producing MENKTEMFGCPTRSLPLPLPLPLSIPTPPPPKKGHQPRAPGAPPNAGRGGRGGGPARRSAPFHARRRRPPLMPSPPKDRPAGRLGRLISALRPARAGPLPVQTGFPTSLADLFVKNHGRLKKQQGPSSTRRKRRGAPPLPSPEPSPPPPSPPPPSPPPAAVSPPSAQPGPDPPRAEPVCRPGGQAAGLGLGFLALVGAVSLALLVIWSRKVVAAVTVAAFSLFLLESVRASSLRRGPRPPAPTAELDIDGRGYVSPIRELEGEPEPLGSSFSDSGRGISASILGIDERSEAGEDSCVWEPKPRKRSPWRKLIPRKLQRGRKIGKDPGSLSSSFRSSSFRSEVSQADSTVGGNAGATDPPDSRRGRRNQANAKADAVGKSPDSSGPLRLGMVDGIKSRDSSGPLRLGIMGDGVKSRDSSGPLRGTVDGADAATKSPDSSGPLRGMVDGEARNNGARAPIELAGADGVGGRFPLVAVTVVVLVGLVAGRVPAVALTVLWSVLVGSLQRLRRDGDVGTSQG from the coding sequence ATGGAAAACAAAACGGAAATGTTTGGTTGCCCCACTCGCTCCCTCCcacttcctcttcctcttcctctttctattcccactcccccccccccaaaaaaaggtcACCAACCCAGAGCACCCGGAGCACCACCAAACGCCGGACGCGGAGGCAGAGGCGGAGGCCCGGCGCGCCGGTCGGCCCCCTTCCATGCTCGCCGGCGTCGGCCGCCGCTGATGCCCAGCCCGCCCAAGGACCGCCCCGCCGGCCGCCTCGGCCGCCTCATCTCCGCGCTCCGCCCCGCGCGCGCCGGCCCGCTCCCCGTCCAGACCGGCTTCCCCACCTCCCTCGCCGACCTCTTCGTCAAGAACCATGGCCGCCTCAAGAAGCAGCAGGGGCCATCCTCCACCAGGCGCAAGAGGCGGGGCGCTCCCCCTTTGCCTTCCCCGGAGCCCTCTCccccgcccccctctcctccaccgccgtcgcccccgccggcCGCCGTCTCCCCGCCGTCGGCCCAGCCAGGGCCCGACCCTCCGCGGGCGGAGCCCGTCTGCCGCCCCGGAGGCCAAGCCGCCGGCCTCGGATTGGGGTTCCTCGCGCTCGTCGGCGCGGTGTCCCTCGCCCTCCTCGTGATCTGGAGCAGGAAGGTGGTTGCGGCCGTCACCGTCGCCGCCTTCTCCCTCTTCCTGCTGGAATCCGTCCGGGCGTCCTCGCTTCGCCGGGGGCCCCGGCCCCCGGCGCCCACCGCGGAGCTGGACATCGACGGCCGCGGCTACGTCTCGCCGATCCGGGAGCTGGAGGGGGAGCCGGAGCCGCTGGGGTCGAGCTTCTCCGACTCCGGCAGGGGGATCAGCGCCTCCATCCTCGGCATTGACGAGAGGAGCGAGGCCGGCGAGGATTCGTGCGTGTGGGAGCCGAAGCCGAGGAAGAGGTCGCCATGGAGGAAGCTGATCCCCAGGAAATTGCAGAGAGGCCGGAAGATTGGCAAGGACCCGGGCTCCCTGTCAAGTTCTTTCCGGTCAAGCTCTTTCCGCAGCGAGGTCAGCCAGGCGGATTCCACGGTCGGCGGCAATGCCGGGGCGACGGATCCCCCGGACTCTCGCCGCGGCAGACGCAACCAAGCGAATGCCAAGGCGGACGCCGTGGGCAAGTCGCCGGATTCATCGGGCCCTCTCCGCCTTGGCATGGTTGACGGCATCAAATCGCGCGATTCGTCGGGCCCTCTCCGCCTTGGCATCATGGGCGACGGCGTCAAATCGCGCGACTCATCGGGCCCTCTCCGCGGCACGGTCGACGGCGCGGACGCCGCCACCAAATCGCCTGATTCGTCGGGCCCTCTCCGCGGCATGGTTGACGGCGAGGCGCGCAACAACGGTGCGCGTGCGCCGATAGAACTCGCCGGGGCGGACGGCGTAGGAGGCCGGTTCCCCTTGGTAGCTGTAACCGTCGTCGTCCTCGTAGGCTTGGTCGCCGGGAGGGTCCCGGCCGTGGCGCTCACCGTACTTTGGTCCGTGCTGGTTGGCTCGCTGCAGAGATTGCGGCGGGACGGCGATGTAGGAACCTCCCAGGGTTGA